A DNA window from Pseudomonadota bacterium contains the following coding sequences:
- the groL gene encoding chaperonin GroEL (60 kDa chaperone family; promotes refolding of misfolded polypeptides especially under stressful conditions; forms two stacked rings of heptamers to form a barrel-shaped 14mer; ends can be capped by GroES; misfolded proteins enter the barrel where they are refolded when GroES binds): MAKEIRYDQAVREALLRGVNALADAVRVTLGPKGRNVILDRSFGSPTVTKDGVTVAKEIELEDKFENMGAQMVKEVASKTSDIAGDGTTTATVLAQAIYREGAKLVAAGHNPMELKRGIEKAVVVIIEELKKISKPTQDQKEIAQVGTISANNDEEIGRIIAEAMEKVGKEGVITVEEAKGMETTLEIVEGMQFDKGYISPYFVTNPEKMEVVMDDPAILINEKKISAMKDLLPILEQVAKMGKPLVIISEDIEGEALATLVVNKLRGSLKVVAVKAPGFGDRRKAMLEDIAILTGGQMISEELGIKLETISMKDLGSAKRIVIDKDNTTIVDGAGDRKEIEGRVKQIRAQIEETTSDYDREKLQERLAKLVGGVAVINVGAATETEMKEKKARVEDALHATKAAVEEGIVPGGGVAYLRCLPKLDKLKVEEGAQEFGIKIVKKALEEPLRWIANNAGHDGSIIIEKVKNGKGSFGFDAAKEIFVDDMMAVGIIDPTKVTRSALQNAASVASLMLTTDAMIADKPKDKGSMPMMPPGGMGGMGGMGDMY, translated from the coding sequence ATGGCAAAAGAGATTAGATATGATCAGGCTGTAAGGGAGGCGCTTCTAAGGGGTGTTAATGCCCTTGCAGATGCAGTGAGGGTAACTCTTGGACCTAAGGGCAGAAATGTAATACTGGATAGGTCGTTTGGGTCCCCCACAGTTACAAAAGACGGCGTTACCGTTGCAAAAGAGATCGAGCTTGAAGACAAGTTCGAGAATATGGGCGCCCAAATGGTAAAAGAAGTTGCAAGCAAAACAAGCGATATAGCAGGCGATGGTACAACTACTGCAACGGTCCTTGCCCAGGCAATATACCGGGAAGGAGCAAAACTTGTCGCAGCAGGCCACAATCCTATGGAGCTTAAAAGAGGTATTGAAAAAGCAGTTGTAGTAATTATTGAAGAACTGAAGAAGATATCCAAACCAACCCAGGATCAGAAAGAAATTGCTCAGGTAGGAACTATCTCAGCGAATAATGACGAAGAGATTGGCAGAATTATTGCTGAAGCCATGGAAAAGGTTGGAAAAGAAGGAGTAATAACAGTAGAAGAAGCAAAGGGAATGGAGACTACTCTCGAAATCGTTGAAGGTATGCAGTTTGATAAGGGCTATATATCTCCGTATTTTGTAACAAATCCTGAAAAGATGGAAGTTGTTATGGATGATCCGGCGATCCTTATTAATGAGAAGAAGATAAGCGCTATGAAGGACCTTCTTCCTATCCTTGAACAAGTTGCAAAGATGGGAAAACCCCTTGTGATTATCTCTGAAGATATTGAAGGTGAAGCCCTGGCAACACTGGTTGTAAACAAACTGAGGGGTTCATTGAAGGTTGTTGCTGTAAAGGCCCCGGGTTTTGGCGACAGAAGAAAGGCAATGCTTGAAGACATCGCAATCCTTACCGGTGGTCAGATGATATCCGAAGAACTTGGTATCAAGCTTGAAACCATTTCTATGAAAGACCTCGGCTCTGCAAAACGCATAGTTATCGACAAAGACAACACGACAATAGTCGACGGCGCTGGCGACCGAAAAGAGATTGAGGGAAGGGTAAAACAGATAAGAGCACAGATAGAAGAGACAACCTCCGACTATGACAGGGAAAAACTCCAGGAAAGACTGGCAAAGCTTGTCGGCGGAGTAGCTGTTATCAACGTAGGCGCTGCAACAGAAACAGAGATGAAAGAAAAGAAAGCCCGCGTAGAAGATGCCCTTCATGCAACAAAAGCAGCAGTAGAAGAAGGCATTGTGCCGGGCGGCGGCGTTGCATATCTGAGATGCCTCCCGAAACTTGATAAACTTAAAGTCGAAGAAGGGGCACAGGAATTTGGCATAAAAATCGTAAAGAAGGCTCTTGAAGAACCATTAAGATGGATTGCAAACAACGCAGGCCATGATGGTTCGATCATAATCGAGAAAGTAAAGAACGGTAAAGGCAGCTTCGGCTTTGATGCAGCCAAAGAGATCTTTGTTGATGATATGATGGCAGTAGGCATTATAGACCCGACAAAAGTAACACGGTCAGCTTTGCAGAACGCTGCGTCTGTAGCATCCTTGATGCTCACAACTGATGCAATGATTGCTGATAAACCCAAAGATAAAGGTTCAATGCCTATGATGCCTCCAGGCGGTATGGGCGGTATGGGCGGTATGGGCGATATGTATTAA
- the groES gene encoding co-chaperone GroES, with translation MKIKPLQDRVLIKRIEEEEKTKGGIIIPDAAKEKPQEGKVIAVGDGKTLESGTKAPLTVKVGDKILFGKYSGTEIKVDGEEHLILREDDILAIVKD, from the coding sequence ATGAAGATTAAACCATTGCAGGACAGGGTCCTTATTAAGAGGATCGAGGAAGAGGAAAAAACAAAAGGGGGTATTATCATCCCGGATGCAGCAAAAGAGAAGCCTCAGGAAGGTAAGGTTATAGCTGTAGGCGACGGCAAAACATTAGAGAGCGGTACAAAGGCGCCTCTGACAGTAAAAGTTGGCGACAAGATACTTTTCGGCAAATACTCAGGTACAGAAATTAAAGTCGATGGTGAAGAACATCTGATCTTAAGAGAAGATGATATCCTTGCTATTGTAAAAGATTAA
- a CDS encoding dodecin family protein: MAGSVYKIIEIVGVSPKSWEDAAKIAVETTAKTLEDLRIAEVTKQDVTVENGKVTNYRVRLSVSFKYHGEK, from the coding sequence ATGGCAGGAAGCGTGTATAAAATCATTGAGATAGTAGGGGTAAGCCCAAAATCGTGGGAAGATGCTGCAAAGATCGCCGTTGAAACTACCGCGAAAACACTTGAAGATTTACGTATTGCAGAGGTAACCAAGCAGGATGTGACAGTAGAAAACGGTAAAGTAACAAATTACCGTGTAAGGCTCAGTGTCTCATTCAAGTATCACGGAGAAAAATAA